In one Hyphomicrobiales bacterium genomic region, the following are encoded:
- a CDS encoding halocarboxylic acid dehydrogenase DehI family protein: MKIERIKPVPIPAVYPHWEFKAEGELRDTYERYKAAMQIPWVGVVTMAYAHYRPFFDCWWKALEPVVQTNAYVEVAQSLRAKVETDIEALNPPPISERLFAMGYSSRELDEMREMIDIISHGNFMQIPAVMVARLLLEGGELLGGTDIGAAAKAHGPEVSTPFVLLEPHHVLPDHQAIYEDIKTTLGLPFVNTDYRCFARWPSYFDLAWKDLKTEIQGPNYEPLVISQHEAQFAATATLANPTGLTAETLKQACGEDLPAILETVRLFTWLLPGLTTNVAYFRAQLGD, from the coding sequence ATGAAAATTGAACGCATCAAACCTGTCCCAATCCCTGCCGTTTACCCCCATTGGGAATTCAAAGCCGAAGGCGAATTGCGCGATACCTATGAGCGCTATAAGGCCGCCATGCAAATTCCATGGGTTGGCGTCGTCACCATGGCCTACGCACACTATCGCCCATTCTTTGATTGCTGGTGGAAGGCGCTAGAGCCTGTTGTGCAAACTAACGCTTATGTCGAGGTTGCCCAAAGCCTGCGGGCAAAGGTTGAAACCGACATTGAGGCACTCAATCCGCCGCCGATTTCTGAGCGCCTTTTTGCCATGGGGTATTCCTCACGAGAACTGGATGAAATGCGCGAGATGATCGACATCATCAGCCACGGCAATTTCATGCAAATCCCAGCAGTGATGGTCGCGAGGCTATTGCTTGAGGGCGGTGAGTTGCTCGGCGGAACTGACATAGGCGCTGCCGCAAAGGCGCATGGCCCCGAAGTCTCAACACCCTTTGTACTGCTGGAACCGCATCACGTTTTGCCCGACCATCAAGCCATCTACGAAGACATCAAAACCACTCTCGGTCTGCCCTTCGTCAACACGGATTATCGTTGCTTCGCCCGCTGGCCGAGCTATTTCGATCTTGCATGGAAAGATTTGAAGACTGAGATCCAAGGCCCCAACTATGAGCCGCTGGTAATAAGCCAACATGAAGCACAGTTTGCAGCGACGGCAACATTAGCAAACCCGACAGGCCTCACCGCTGAAACCCTAAAACAAGCCTGCGGCGAAGACCTCCCCGCCATCCTAGAAACCGTCCGCCTCTTCACATGGCTCCTACCCGGCCTTACCACCAATGTTGCTTATTTTCGGGCGCAGTTGGGAGATTAA
- a CDS encoding acyltransferase has protein sequence MKSTRPIDFEPRKHFLALDSWRGICACLVVFLHVSAFSHAYFSPITRNAGLFVDFFFVLSGFVIAANYHARFQQGHSLGKFMFLRIGRLYPIHLVMLIAYIVFEFAFADMISAVNANARQPFTGAMSLEAIWVNLFMLQGVGVLDYASWNFPSWSVSTELLAYFLFALGAIYLRKSLWAILALLVIIPPFWIYGMADGLLDNRFMGLARCLAGFSAGVLCLHAYRTAEHRLQRWSVAFATLMEACAVSWVLVYLNNAEGALTYALPIPFFFISVLVFANQRGLISRMLMVRPLVLIGTLSFSIYMIHAFVTARLLNAMQLVAGKLNLDIFTFYVKDDGTQIRMVGKELWQGDLVYAAMLIVVIGASFFTYQFVEKPSRDWFRKIADRIWHGGLTSHKIADDYAKKEPATKMAAG, from the coding sequence ATGAAGTCAACAAGACCGATAGATTTTGAACCGCGTAAGCATTTTTTGGCGCTTGATTCATGGCGCGGTATTTGCGCTTGCTTGGTCGTGTTTTTGCACGTGAGTGCCTTTAGTCACGCCTACTTCTCACCGATCACACGCAATGCTGGATTGTTCGTTGATTTCTTCTTCGTGCTTTCGGGCTTCGTGATTGCAGCCAATTATCATGCGCGCTTCCAGCAAGGTCATTCGCTTGGCAAGTTTATGTTCTTGCGGATAGGGCGGCTTTATCCGATCCATCTTGTGATGTTGATTGCGTATATTGTTTTTGAATTCGCCTTTGCTGACATGATCAGCGCGGTTAACGCCAATGCCCGTCAGCCGTTCACAGGTGCGATGTCGCTTGAAGCGATTTGGGTGAACCTCTTCATGCTTCAAGGTGTCGGCGTACTTGATTACGCGTCTTGGAACTTCCCAAGCTGGAGCGTTTCAACAGAGCTTCTTGCGTATTTCTTGTTTGCGCTTGGTGCGATCTATTTACGCAAATCATTATGGGCAATCTTGGCGTTGCTCGTGATCATTCCGCCGTTTTGGATTTATGGCATGGCGGATGGATTGTTGGACAATCGTTTCATGGGCCTTGCACGTTGTCTTGCAGGCTTCAGCGCGGGTGTTTTGTGCCTTCATGCTTACCGCACTGCTGAGCATCGTTTGCAGCGCTGGAGCGTTGCCTTTGCAACCTTGATGGAAGCCTGTGCTGTCTCTTGGGTGCTTGTCTATCTTAACAACGCAGAAGGCGCTTTGACCTATGCGTTGCCGATCCCGTTCTTCTTTATCTCTGTGCTTGTCTTCGCTAATCAACGCGGTTTGATTAGCCGTATGTTGATGGTGCGCCCTTTGGTGCTTATCGGCACACTGTCCTTCTCGATCTATATGATCCACGCTTTCGTCACAGCACGTTTGCTCAATGCTATGCAATTGGTCGCAGGCAAATTGAACCTTGATATTTTCACCTTCTATGTGAAAGACGACGGCACCCAAATTCGCATGGTTGGTAAAGAACTATGGCAGGGTGATCTTGTATATGCTGCCATGTTGATTGTGGTCATCGGTGCCAGTTTCTTCACTTATCAATTTGTTGAAAAACCATCACGTGACTGGTTCCGCAAGATTGCTGATCGCATTTGGCATGGTGGTTTAACATCGCACAAAATCGCGGATGATTACGCCAAAAAAGAACCCGCCACCAAAATGGCAGCGGGTTAG
- a CDS encoding cytochrome b/b6, with protein sequence MEHHGHYEPATGVEKWIDKRLPLPRLMYDSFVSYPVPRNLNYMYTFGGILMIMLVVQIITGIVLAMHYTANTAISFGAVEHIMRDVNYGWLLRYMHMNGASMFFIAVYLHIFRGLYYGSYKEPRELLWILGVVIFLMMMGTAFMGYVLPWGQMSFWGATVITNLFSALPLVGEPIVTWLWGGFSVDNATLNRFFSLHYLLPFMILGVVILHVWALHVTGQTNPTGIEVKKKQDTLPFTPFATVKDAFALMCFFIVFGWFLFYMPNFLGHPDNYIPADPLVTPAHIVPEWYFLPFYAILRAITFDIGPIDSKLGGVIAMFGSIAVLFILPWLDTSKVRSTKYRPIYKWFFWIFVIDTVLLGWLGSRPAEQPYIIIAQMATLYYFAHFIIVLPLLGLYETPNEQPASISEAVLGKDGDAASAESKG encoded by the coding sequence ATGGAACATCACGGACATTATGAGCCTGCAACCGGTGTAGAGAAGTGGATCGACAAACGCCTTCCGCTTCCACGGTTGATGTATGATAGCTTCGTCTCATATCCCGTCCCACGCAACTTGAACTATATGTACACCTTCGGTGGCATTTTGATGATCATGTTGGTGGTTCAAATCATCACCGGTATCGTGCTTGCAATGCACTATACTGCGAATACTGCAATTTCTTTCGGTGCTGTTGAGCACATCATGCGTGATGTGAACTACGGCTGGTTGCTTCGTTATATGCACATGAATGGTGCGTCGATGTTCTTCATCGCCGTTTACCTGCATATTTTCCGTGGTCTTTACTACGGTTCATACAAAGAGCCTCGCGAACTTCTATGGATCCTCGGCGTTGTCATCTTCCTTATGATGATGGGTACAGCGTTTATGGGTTACGTTCTTCCTTGGGGACAGATGTCTTTCTGGGGTGCGACAGTGATTACCAACCTGTTCTCGGCCTTACCTCTCGTGGGTGAACCGATTGTGACATGGTTATGGGGTGGCTTCTCCGTTGATAATGCGACGTTGAACCGTTTCTTCTCACTGCATTATCTATTGCCATTCATGATCCTCGGCGTGGTTATCCTCCACGTTTGGGCGCTGCATGTAACAGGTCAAACAAACCCAACTGGTATTGAAGTGAAGAAGAAGCAAGACACCTTGCCATTCACACCATTTGCCACTGTTAAAGACGCCTTCGCTTTGATGTGCTTCTTCATCGTGTTTGGTTGGTTCTTGTTCTATATGCCGAACTTCCTTGGTCACCCAGACAACTACATTCCGGCTGACCCGTTGGTGACACCTGCGCACATCGTTCCTGAGTGGTACTTCCTACCGTTCTACGCGATCTTGCGTGCCATTACTTTTGACATCGGCCCGATCGATTCAAAACTTGGCGGTGTTATTGCGATGTTTGGTTCGATTGCTGTGCTCTTCATCTTGCCTTGGCTGGATACATCAAAAGTGCGCTCAACAAAGTATCGTCCGATCTACAAATGGTTCTTCTGGATATTCGTAATCGATACCGTTCTTCTTGGATGGCTTGGTTCACGACCTGCAGAGCAGCCGTATATTATCATCGCGCAAATGGCGACACTCTACTACTTCGCTCATTTCATCATCGTTCTACCGCTTTTGGGTCTTTATGAGACGCCAAATGAGCAGCCTGCTTCAATCTCTGAAGCAGTCCTTGGTAAAGATGGTGACGCGGCTTCCGCTGAGTCTAAAGGTTAA
- the ychF gene encoding redox-regulated ATPase YchF — MGFKCGIVGLPNVGKSTLFNALTKTAAAQAANYPFCTIEPNTGEVSVPDERLAKIAAIAESKEILPARLNFVDIAGLVRGASKGEGLGNQFLANIREVDAIAHVLRCFEDGDITHVEGKIDPIADAETVETELLIADLESLEKRVVGVRKKAGSKDKEAAEQLPIIEAVLELLQEGKPARLLEVSDDDYKIFEGLQLLTSKPILYVANVEEESAGSGNDFSARVDKMAEEQGAKSVTISAAIESEIAQLDLDEQEEFLETLELEEPGLDRLIRRGYELLNLQTYFTAGPKETRAWTIAEGTKAPQAAGVIHTDFEKGFIRAQTIGYTDYVTLGGEVPAKEAGKARDEGKEYVVQDGDVMLFKFNN, encoded by the coding sequence ATGGGATTTAAATGCGGTATTGTTGGTTTGCCCAATGTTGGCAAATCCACCTTGTTCAACGCACTCACCAAAACGGCGGCAGCGCAGGCGGCTAATTATCCGTTTTGTACCATCGAACCGAACACTGGCGAAGTGAGTGTTCCAGACGAGCGATTGGCGAAAATTGCAGCGATTGCAGAATCAAAAGAGATCCTGCCCGCCCGCCTCAACTTCGTTGATATTGCGGGTCTCGTGCGCGGCGCCTCAAAAGGCGAAGGGCTTGGCAACCAGTTCCTTGCCAACATCCGCGAAGTGGACGCCATCGCCCATGTGCTTCGTTGTTTCGAAGATGGCGACATTACGCACGTGGAAGGCAAGATCGACCCAATTGCAGATGCTGAAACGGTTGAAACCGAGCTTTTGATTGCGGATCTTGAAAGTCTTGAAAAGCGCGTTGTTGGCGTGCGCAAGAAAGCGGGCAGTAAAGACAAAGAAGCTGCTGAACAACTTCCCATCATCGAAGCCGTCTTAGAACTCTTGCAAGAGGGCAAACCTGCACGTCTTCTTGAGGTCAGCGATGACGACTACAAAATTTTCGAAGGCTTGCAACTCCTCACCTCAAAGCCAATCCTTTATGTGGCAAATGTGGAAGAAGAAAGCGCTGGTAGCGGCAATGACTTTTCTGCCCGCGTTGACAAGATGGCCGAAGAACAAGGCGCAAAGTCAGTCACCATTTCTGCCGCCATTGAATCAGAGATCGCACAGCTAGACCTTGATGAGCAGGAAGAGTTCTTGGAAACCCTAGAGCTTGAAGAACCGGGCCTTGATCGTTTGATCCGCCGTGGCTACGAACTTCTCAATCTCCAAACCTATTTCACCGCTGGCCCGAAAGAGACCCGCGCGTGGACAATTGCTGAAGGCACCAAAGCACCACAGGCTGCTGGCGTCATTCACACCGATTTCGAAAAAGGCTTCATCCGCGCCCAAACCATCGGTTACACAGACTACGTAACCTTGGGCGGTGAAGTACCTGCCAAAGAAGCAGGAAAGGCGCGTGATGAGGGCAAGGAATATGTCGTTCAAGATGGCGATGTGATGTTGTTTAAGTTTAACAACTAG
- the pth gene encoding aminoacyl-tRNA hydrolase, with the protein MFLIVGLGNPGAKYASNRHNIGFMAVDEIAHRHNFTPFRSKFQGEISEGTIDGVKTLLLKPTTFMNESGRSVREACKFYKIELADIIVVYDELDIAPGKVKIKKGGGSGGHNGIKSIDAHCGKEYRRVRLGIGHPGDKNRVSSYVLGDFAKADQSWLDPLLSGIADCMDTLAKGEDTNFTNKLALKLNSNEPPSARGQANKAAKHEKKKQSHIHQARSGSKKDVPTSGPMADMLKRLFGGKE; encoded by the coding sequence ATGTTTCTCATAGTAGGACTTGGTAATCCAGGCGCGAAATACGCTTCTAACCGACACAACATCGGTTTTATGGCGGTGGACGAAATTGCCCACCGCCATAATTTTACACCCTTCCGCTCAAAGTTTCAGGGCGAAATTTCGGAAGGCACAATTGACGGCGTTAAAACGCTGCTCTTAAAGCCCACCACCTTCATGAATGAATCTGGTCGCTCTGTGCGCGAAGCATGCAAGTTCTATAAAATTGAGCTGGCAGATATCATTGTCGTCTATGACGAGCTGGACATTGCACCCGGCAAAGTAAAAATCAAAAAAGGCGGCGGCTCTGGCGGTCACAACGGGATCAAGAGCATCGACGCCCATTGCGGCAAAGAATACCGCCGCGTGCGCCTCGGCATCGGTCACCCTGGTGATAAGAACCGTGTTTCTAGCTATGTACTCGGAGACTTTGCCAAGGCCGATCAATCATGGCTCGACCCGCTTTTATCCGGCATTGCTGATTGCATGGACACGCTCGCCAAAGGCGAAGACACCAACTTCACGAACAAGCTCGCGCTCAAACTCAATTCAAACGAGCCACCAAGCGCACGCGGCCAAGCCAATAAAGCAGCAAAGCACGAGAAGAAAAAACAAAGCCACATCCATCAAGCGCGCTCAGGCAGCAAGAAAGATGTGCCAACATCTGGCCCGATGGCTGATATGTTGAAGCGATTGTTTGGCGGCAAAGAATAG
- a CDS encoding TadE/TadG family type IV pilus assembly protein, with protein MAKFKTDSSGNFMMIAAVGLPLAIFAIGSAVDYANFLLATRQVQAALDSASFAATRAITVEDLTLDEAALSAREQLMLNIANLSFIDAQAIASSLRLEHDKEIGKLTAIADLQTPTLFAGLFGYDNISTTVVATNQVQSLEMSFVLDNTGSMSFSFADGSSNKNDERIIALRAAMYNAVDRLLPAGRVNDNRVRVSITPYSDAVNLGQFYQAAVGEDGPDRGSSCVTEREGMEAFNDIAPDDSDPDTLYETDVALNPDHCINSRILPLTDDREDLFSAIDRLDTKGRTAGHIGITWGLNTLSGEWRLFWPSSARPARYLTTNVTKILIVMTDGTFNTTYFDDKAVEGPNGDLGRGGSANETTSENATREFCDLAKDPSRGVRVYTVTLGTSAAAGALMAECATNASTAFIVTTGDELDEAFEQIVIQARTPILTD; from the coding sequence TTGGCGAAATTTAAAACTGACAGTAGTGGTAACTTTATGATGATCGCTGCCGTTGGCTTGCCCCTTGCAATCTTTGCCATTGGTTCAGCCGTTGATTATGCGAATTTCCTTTTGGCAACTCGTCAGGTGCAAGCAGCTCTAGATTCGGCAAGCTTTGCGGCAACTCGTGCGATTACCGTTGAGGATCTAACACTCGATGAAGCTGCCTTATCTGCTCGTGAACAATTGATGCTGAATATTGCCAATCTATCCTTCATCGATGCGCAGGCCATTGCGAGTTCACTTCGTCTTGAGCACGATAAAGAAATTGGCAAGTTGACGGCGATTGCAGATTTGCAGACACCAACATTGTTTGCTGGTCTTTTTGGTTATGACAATATCTCTACCACAGTGGTTGCAACCAATCAGGTGCAAAGCCTCGAAATGTCATTTGTGCTCGATAATACAGGTTCTATGAGTTTTAGTTTCGCTGATGGATCCAGTAATAAGAATGATGAGCGCATAATTGCCTTAAGGGCTGCGATGTATAATGCGGTTGACCGTCTATTACCGGCTGGTCGCGTCAATGATAATCGCGTGCGTGTTTCTATCACCCCTTATTCTGATGCTGTTAATTTGGGTCAGTTTTATCAAGCCGCTGTGGGGGAGGATGGGCCTGATAGAGGATCATCGTGCGTTACTGAGCGCGAAGGTATGGAGGCCTTTAACGATATTGCCCCAGATGATAGTGATCCAGATACGCTATATGAAACTGACGTTGCCTTGAATCCAGATCACTGCATTAACTCGCGAATTCTTCCTTTAACGGATGATCGTGAAGATCTTTTTTCTGCAATCGATAGGCTTGATACGAAAGGTCGTACAGCAGGGCATATCGGAATTACATGGGGTCTTAATACTCTGTCTGGTGAATGGCGATTATTTTGGCCTTCAAGCGCGCGACCTGCTCGCTACCTTACAACCAATGTCACCAAAATTTTGATTGTCATGACGGACGGTACATTCAATACGACTTATTTTGATGACAAGGCTGTTGAAGGTCCAAACGGGGATTTAGGTCGTGGTGGTTCTGCTAATGAAACCACATCAGAAAATGCAACACGCGAATTTTGCGATCTTGCTAAAGACCCATCTCGTGGGGTTCGCGTTTATACAGTCACATTAGGAACGAGTGCGGCAGCTGGCGCCTTAATGGCTGAATGCGCGACTAACGCTTCCACTGCTTTCATTGTTACGACAGGGGATGAATTGGACGAAGCTTTTGAACAAATTGTAATTCAAGCGCGTACACCAATTTTGACTGACTAG
- a CDS encoding 5'-methylthioadenosine/S-adenosylhomocysteine nucleosidase (Enables the cleavage of the glycosidic bond in both 5'-methylthioadenosine and S-adenosylhomocysteine), protein MSDFEIKQINGKSVLFVMAVPMEYGDALQARIKPLMCGVGPVEAAMQVTKALSGLNTKPDLIVSLGSAGSATLEQGEVYQVESVSYRDMDASPLGFTKGVTPFIDHEIAISLTCPLSTATARLSTGANIVSGEAYKAIDADMVDMETFAIKRVADTFDVPLMGLRGISDGKEELSKYEDWTAYLADIDVKLAKAVDELAAVL, encoded by the coding sequence ATGAGTGATTTTGAGATCAAGCAGATCAACGGCAAATCAGTCCTGTTCGTCATGGCTGTACCAATGGAATATGGCGACGCCCTTCAAGCCCGCATCAAGCCCCTCATGTGCGGCGTTGGTCCTGTTGAGGCCGCTATGCAGGTGACCAAGGCTTTGAGCGGCTTGAACACAAAGCCAGACCTCATTGTCTCTCTTGGGTCAGCAGGCTCTGCCACGCTTGAACAAGGCGAAGTCTATCAGGTGGAGAGCGTTTCTTACCGCGATATGGACGCCTCGCCGCTGGGCTTTACCAAAGGCGTCACCCCTTTCATCGACCATGAAATAGCAATCTCCCTCACCTGCCCGCTCTCAACGGCAACAGCACGACTTTCAACAGGCGCAAATATCGTTTCTGGCGAGGCCTACAAAGCTATCGACGCTGACATGGTGGACATGGAAACCTTCGCCATTAAACGGGTTGCAGATACGTTTGACGTGCCATTAATGGGCCTACGCGGCATCTCAGATGGCAAGGAAGAGCTTTCCAAGTACGAAGACTGGACAGCCTATCTCGCAGATATTGATGTGAAGCTTGCAAAGGCTGTGGATGAGCTCGCCGCCGTTTTATAA
- a CDS encoding 50S ribosomal protein L25/general stress protein Ctc, producing the protein MSYELKAEVRDRVGKGAARALRRDKKVPAVIYGDKKPPLPIAIDYKEAFMKLHAGGFMSTVATIDVNGEKVKVIPKDYALDPVRDILIHVDFLRITKGAKLTVEVPVLFENEETSPGIKRGGVLNVVRYTVELECPADAIPENLVVDLGALDLGDGAHISSVTLPEGCVPTITDRDFTIATIATPAGIKEDLKDEDGEEGAEEAPAEGGDE; encoded by the coding sequence ATGAGCTACGAACTCAAAGCAGAAGTACGCGACCGGGTTGGCAAGGGGGCCGCTCGTGCTTTACGTCGGGACAAAAAAGTTCCGGCTGTAATCTACGGCGACAAAAAACCTCCTCTCCCGATTGCGATTGATTACAAAGAAGCTTTCATGAAGCTTCACGCAGGCGGCTTTATGTCGACTGTTGCAACCATTGATGTGAACGGCGAAAAGGTCAAAGTGATCCCTAAAGATTACGCTCTTGATCCTGTTCGTGACATCTTGATCCACGTCGATTTTCTGCGCATTACTAAAGGTGCGAAACTCACTGTTGAAGTGCCGGTTCTCTTCGAAAACGAAGAAACATCACCTGGCATTAAACGTGGCGGCGTGTTGAACGTTGTGCGTTACACGGTTGAGCTAGAATGTCCTGCGGATGCAATCCCAGAAAATCTCGTTGTTGATCTTGGTGCTCTTGACCTTGGCGATGGTGCTCACATTTCTTCTGTGACATTGCCTGAAGGTTGCGTACCAACGATTACCGATCGCGATTTCACGATTGCAACAATCGCTACACCAGCCGGCATCAAGGAAGACTTGAAAGACGAAGACGGTGAAGAAGGCGCAGAAGAAGCACCAGCAGAAGGCGGCGACGAGTAA
- the petA gene encoding ubiquinol-cytochrome c reductase iron-sulfur subunit — MTLSEEYQDPTRRDFLYVATGAFGVVGAASVAWPFIDQMNPDASALALSTTEVDISSLEPGMSMRIMWRGKPVFIRNRTDEEVAEAKAVDVATLPDQDSRTPAGGEATDVARSAGEGRESLIVMVGVCTHLGCIPLGVENNGGDFGGWFCPCHGSHYDTAGRIRKGPAPENLPVPPFEFLSDNVIKIG, encoded by the coding sequence TTGACCTTGTCTGAAGAATATCAAGATCCAACCCGCCGCGACTTTTTGTATGTCGCAACCGGTGCGTTTGGCGTCGTTGGCGCTGCAAGCGTCGCATGGCCGTTTATCGATCAGATGAACCCAGACGCTTCGGCGCTGGCTTTGTCGACAACTGAAGTCGATATTTCATCCCTTGAACCTGGCATGTCCATGCGCATTATGTGGCGCGGTAAGCCCGTTTTCATTCGTAACCGTACGGATGAAGAAGTGGCTGAGGCAAAAGCTGTTGATGTAGCGACATTGCCTGACCAAGATTCACGTACACCTGCTGGTGGTGAAGCAACAGACGTTGCCCGCTCAGCTGGTGAAGGCCGTGAAAGCCTGATCGTTATGGTTGGTGTTTGTACGCACCTTGGCTGTATCCCACTTGGCGTTGAGAACAATGGTGGCGACTTCGGTGGTTGGTTCTGCCCATGTCACGGTTCTCACTACGACACCGCCGGACGAATTCGCAAAGGCCCAGCACCGGAAAATCTTCCAGTGCCGCCATTCGAATTCCTGTCTGACAACGTCATTAAAATCGGTTAA
- a CDS encoding cytochrome c1, translating into MTFKLFRLPLIAAAFVGLAATGAHAAGGHHIKQPAYQDWSFAGPFGHYDRGALQRGFKIYQEVCSACHSIGLVNFRNLMEKGGPEFSEAEVKQLAEDWSTTVIDALPDEDGEPIERQPKLSDKIPGPWANKQQAQASNGGAYPPDFSLIAKARAVERGFPNFVFDIFTQYQEQGPDYIHALLTGYASDEANDAGTYDNPYYIGGPALAMAPPLSEGLVTYDDGTPETLDQYAKDITHFLMWAAEPKLEQRKSLGFKAMIFMILFAGLLYGTKRRVYASVKH; encoded by the coding sequence ATGACTTTTAAACTCTTCCGCCTTCCGCTTATTGCAGCAGCCTTCGTTGGTCTCGCCGCAACAGGTGCACACGCTGCAGGTGGCCATCATATTAAGCAACCTGCTTACCAAGATTGGTCGTTTGCTGGACCGTTCGGTCATTATGACCGTGGTGCTTTGCAGCGCGGTTTCAAAATCTATCAGGAAGTTTGTTCTGCTTGTCACTCAATCGGCTTGGTGAACTTTCGCAACTTGATGGAAAAAGGTGGCCCTGAGTTTTCTGAAGCTGAAGTAAAACAGCTTGCAGAAGATTGGTCGACAACAGTCATCGATGCGCTTCCAGATGAAGATGGTGAGCCGATTGAACGTCAGCCAAAACTGTCTGACAAAATTCCGGGTCCTTGGGCAAACAAGCAACAAGCACAAGCGTCAAACGGTGGTGCTTACCCACCAGACTTCTCGCTAATTGCAAAAGCACGCGCAGTTGAACGTGGTTTCCCGAACTTCGTGTTCGATATCTTCACGCAATACCAAGAGCAGGGGCCGGATTACATCCACGCGCTTTTGACTGGTTATGCGTCTGATGAAGCCAATGATGCGGGTACATATGACAATCCGTATTACATTGGTGGTCCAGCTCTCGCGATGGCACCGCCTCTGTCAGAAGGTCTTGTGACTTATGACGACGGTACGCCTGAAACGCTCGACCAATACGCAAAAGACATCACGCATTTCTTGATGTGGGCAGCAGAGCCTAAGCTTGAACAGCGTAAGTCTCTAGGCTTTAAAGCGATGATCTTCATGATCCTTTTCGCAGGCCTTCTATACGGCACAAAACGCCGCGTTTATGCGAGTGTGAAGCACTAA
- a CDS encoding adenine phosphoribosyltransferase, translating to MTAANNFDLKDFIRTIPDYPKPGIQFRDVTTLIADPVGLRASVDMLLRPFITADIDYVAGIEARGFILGGAVAHELGRGFIPIRKKGKLPGETIGQDYQLEYGMDRIEIHSDAIKKGDRVLIIDDLIATGGTAEAAIELVRRAGGEVVAAAFIVDLPDIGGRAKLEAMGVDVHVLVEFEGD from the coding sequence ATGACAGCTGCTAACAATTTTGATTTGAAAGACTTCATTCGGACAATCCCTGATTATCCAAAACCAGGTATTCAGTTTCGTGATGTGACGACATTGATCGCTGACCCTGTTGGGTTGCGCGCATCTGTTGATATGCTGTTGCGCCCTTTTATCACGGCAGACATCGACTATGTTGCTGGCATTGAAGCGCGCGGGTTTATCTTAGGCGGCGCTGTTGCTCATGAACTTGGCCGTGGTTTCATACCAATCCGTAAAAAGGGCAAATTGCCGGGTGAGACGATTGGGCAGGACTACCAGCTTGAATATGGAATGGACCGCATTGAGATACACAGCGACGCCATCAAAAAGGGCGACCGCGTTCTCATTATCGATGATTTGATTGCGACAGGCGGCACAGCCGAAGCTGCGATTGAGCTTGTGCGCCGTGCAGGTGGTGAAGTTGTGGCCGCCGCCTTTATCGTAGATTTGCCGGATATTGGTGGTCGCGCGAAGCTTGAAGCGATGGGCGTTGATGTGCACGTGCTAGTGGAATTTGAAGGCGACTAA
- a CDS encoding Lrp/AsnC ligand binding domain-containing protein, translating into MQCVFVQIRCHPGKTYTVADEIYAREIASELYSTSGDFDLMMKLYIDEGEDIGKFVNDKLLDIEGIARSLTTLTFKAF; encoded by the coding sequence ATGCAATGCGTTTTTGTCCAAATCAGATGTCATCCGGGTAAAACTTACACGGTCGCCGACGAAATCTACGCCCGCGAAATCGCATCAGAGCTTTATTCCACCAGCGGCGATTTTGATTTGATGATGAAGCTTTATATTGATGAGGGCGAGGACATCGGCAAATTCGTCAATGATAAGCTGCTCGATATTGAGGGCATTGCAAGGTCGCTGACGACGCTGACGTTTAAGGCGTTTTGA
- a CDS encoding YchJ family metal-binding protein encodes MPCPCGSIQEYEACCEPFHKGDALPETAEALMRSRYSAFVTTQIPYLKDTTWPPYQKSFDEAGYHVRSTQSVWVGLRVLETEAGTKDDTKGTVTFEATSMVHGKLDKQSEKSSFKKKAGRWYYVAPVV; translated from the coding sequence ATGCCCTGCCCCTGCGGTTCAATTCAAGAATACGAAGCCTGCTGTGAACCTTTCCACAAAGGCGACGCCCTGCCCGAAACCGCCGAAGCCCTCATGCGCTCGCGGTATTCTGCCTTTGTGACCACTCAAATTCCCTACCTCAAAGACACCACATGGCCGCCTTATCAAAAGAGTTTTGATGAAGCAGGTTATCATGTGCGCTCAACCCAGAGCGTTTGGGTGGGTTTGCGGGTTTTAGAAACCGAAGCAGGCACCAAAGACGACACCAAAGGCACGGTAACATTTGAGGCCACATCAATGGTGCACGGCAAGCTTGATAAACAGAGCGAGAAAAGCAGCTTCAAAAAGAAAGCAGGCCGCTGGTATTATGTGGCCCCTGTGGTTTAA